The Candidatus Eisenbacteria bacterium genomic interval TTCACTGACCCGGTATACACTTTGACGGTAGTCATGCTATCCGAAAGAAGGTCTATTCTGAAGACTGTCCCTTCGACCCCGGTGAGCGCAATCGGGGTTCTCACCTCGAGCCCTTTGCCCTCCTCCTTCTTGTAGATCTTGCCCCAGACTTTTGCCTTGTCCTTCCCGGCAAGAGAAGGGAGAATTCTCGTTTTCACCTTTCCTGCTTTCAGACCTTCGATGAGTATGGACGTGTTTTCATCAACTCTGAGCACCGTGCTTCCCGGAAAGGTGATCTCAACCCTCGATCCCTTCATGGTCGTTATCTTGTCGCCCTCTTTGACTATCATGTTGGGGAGAATCCGGATCGTCTCCTTCTCACCTTTCCTCTCGAGGACGGCAACGGGGAGAACAAGTGTAACCCTGGCTTCCTTCCTTGGACCTGATTCCTGAGAGAAGCAGAGCGCCAGAGGCCCGGCAACAAGAACCAATACTGTACAGAAAAGAAGCGCCCTTCTGAACTTCAAGATGAACCTCCTTTCACACCCCAGCGTCTCACCCGACGGCATGGGAACGCGACTGACGTTTCCGCACTATATGTGCTTCAAGACCAGGAAGGTGATATCGTCACTCTCGACCGAGCCCGGGGAGAAACCGGCCAGATTCTCGGAGATCTTATTCCCGGTCTCAGAAGCGTTGTTCTTCACGGAATTCTTCACAATATCCAGGAGGCGGTCGTCCCCGAATTCCTCGCCATCAGAATTGGTCTTTTCGACGACCCCGTCGGTGAAGATGACGAGAGAGTCCCCCTTCTCCAGGCGAATCGTTCTTTCAACAAACTTCACGTCCCCGAGAACGCCGAGAGGAATTCCTCCCTCCGTGAGAAGCTCAATCTCCCCCGTACTTCTGGCGAGGACCGGCGGATTCTGCCCTGCATTTGAATAGGTAATAGTTTCCTTCTCAGGATCGAGCACTCCGAGAAACAGGGTGGCGAAATTTCCAGGGTCGGTGCACTCGAAAAGCAGGCTGCTCGTTTCCTCGGCGATCTTTGAGACGGTCTTCTGAGACCGCGATACGGTTTTTAGCAGCGCCTGGAGATTGGACATTAGAAGCGCAGCCGGCACTCCATGCCCGGTGACATCACCAAGGGCTATGCCGACTGCAGAGTTATCCAGGAACAGAAAGTCGTAGTAGTCTCCCCCAACCTCATCACACGGTTTGCTGAAAATGAATATCTCGTATCCCGGGATTTCTGGAGCTCCTGCCGGAAGCAGCCTCTTCTGGATTCTGGATGCAAGGGAAATCTCATGCTGGAGTCTTTCTCTTTCCAGAGATTCCTTGTGCAGTCTTGCATTCTCAAGCGCAAGTGCAGCATGAGTCGACAGTCCCTCAAGAAACCGCCTATCCTCCGAAGTGAAAGCACCCGCTTCTTTGTTGACAAGTTCAAACGATCCGATTATCTCGCCTTTTCTGTTCCTGAGAGGGATGCAGAGGAGAGAGCGGGTCCGGTAGCCGCTGAGTTCATCAAACTTCTTGTAAAACCTCGGGTCCGAATATGCGTCCTTTACGAAAACACTGTCACCGGTTCTTGCAACATAGCCGGCGATGCCGCAACTGACCGGAAATCTGACGTCTTCGATTTCTTCCCCAAGAGCAGCCCGTGCCCATAGTTCGCCTTTTTCCCT includes:
- a CDS encoding FecR family protein, whose product is MKFRRALLFCTVLVLVAGPLALCFSQESGPRKEARVTLVLPVAVLERKGEKETIRILPNMIVKEGDKITTMKGSRVEITFPGSTVLRVDENTSILIEGLKAGKVKTRILPSLAGKDKAKVWGKIYKKEEGKGLEVRTPIALTGVEGTVFRIDLLSDSMTTVKVYTGSVKVVPSRVMPEGEDTAETGYKVTSPRQVSGPRQVPGPREVTLNEYTVILSALEEVTLHGGNINEKPVPRKFDLTADSLDVWVKWNLERDAR
- a CDS encoding SpoIIE family protein phosphatase codes for the protein MELSAHVARAWDGRERRRRERRKSLETQGAFLLSLIEASKILNSTLDLDELLKLITEIATNRTNADRGSIFLLDREKGELWARAALGEEIEDVRFPVSCGIAGYVARTGDSVFVKDAYSDPRFYKKFDELSGYRTRSLLCIPLRNRKGEIIGSFELVNKEAGAFTSEDRRFLEGLSTHAALALENARLHKESLERERLQHEISLASRIQKRLLPAGAPEIPGYEIFIFSKPCDEVGGDYYDFLFLDNSAVGIALGDVTGHGVPAALLMSNLQALLKTVSRSQKTVSKIAEETSSLLFECTDPGNFATLFLGVLDPEKETITYSNAGQNPPVLARSTGEIELLTEGGIPLGVLGDVKFVERTIRLEKGDSLVIFTDGVVEKTNSDGEEFGDDRLLDIVKNSVKNNASETGNKISENLAGFSPGSVESDDITFLVLKHI